The genomic stretch GCCCACCCGGATCAGCGAACCCGTCCACGCGTCCTCCGGGTACCCCGGGGCCCCGCCGGTGTCGACCACCAGGTTCGGGCGGAAGCGGCGCGGGTCGGCGTCGCCCGCCGGACGCGCCGCCCGCAGCCGCTCCAGCGACGAGGTGGTGACCAGGTGGAGCCGGCCGAAGTCGAGGAACGTCCCCGCCGCCACCGAACCGACCGTCACCGCCGTCCCGGTGGCGTCCACCTCCGCCTGCCGCCGCGCCGCCTCGGGAATCCCGCCCGCGTACTCCGGTACGGCCCGCTCCAGCCTGCCCTGCTCCGGTGGCAGGTCCGACAGGGCCACCTCGCGGCCCAGCAGCTTCGACAGCCGGGCATCCAACTGGCGGTCCCGGCAGCTGAGTTCCGTGCCGTCGGGCAGTACGACCAGCACCTCACCCGATTCCGCTCCACCGCTCCCGCCGGCCGTTCGGCTGCGGCACCGCAGCAACGCCCCCCACTTGCGCGGGTGTTTGGCGCTGCCCACGGCGCCCGCGGTGTCGAGCACGGCGAACCGGCGGTCGCCGGCCAGGCCCCGCGCGGTGACCGCCGCGGACTCCAACTCCTCGCCGAGCATGGACTTCACCGGATACCGGTACAGCGCTGAGAGAGTTCCCATCACCCCATGATCGCGGTAGTGGGCGGCGGGCGGCGGGCGGCGGAACGGGCGGGGCCCGGTCCCCGACCGGAGCCCCGCCCGCCGTGCCGCGCCGTCAGCGCGCCAGGCGCACCGTCACCGTCGTGCGGCCGGCGCCCAGGCCTGACAGGGTGATCCGGCCGCCCTCCGCCTTCGCCTCGAACTCCCGCCCGGTCCGGCCGGTCCGGCTGGTGAAGGCCGTGCGGCCGTTCACCGCCACCTCGACCCGCCGCCCGTCGTCGGGGACGGAGACGCTGCCGCGGGTACCGCGCGGGGCCTGGACGGTGAGGGTGAGGGCACCGGCCGAGGGGTGCGACCACGAGACGGCCAACGGCCCCTGCGGGGTGGGCACCTGGCCGGCCGCCCACGCCACGTCGCCCGGGCTGGGCACCACCTCCCAGGTGGCGAAGCCGGGCGCCGTCGGGCGCGCCCCCAGCAGCTCGTTGGTCAGCGCGGGCAGGACGCCGGTCGACCAGCCGTGCGCCATGCTGGTGTACGCGTCCTCGTACGGGGTGCCGTCCGGGCCGATGCCCTCCCAGTTGGTGGTGCCCGGGTCGTGGCTGTCCATCCAGCCGTAGGTGCGGCGGATCTGGTCCAGCGCCGAGTCCGCCCGGCCGGTACGGAAGCGGGCCACCAGCTCCGGGTACGAGGTGAAGGCGTACACCCGCTGCGAGGCCCCGGCGAAGAGCGTGTCGTTGTCCATGAACGCGTTGCCGTACGGCAGCACCGTGGTGGCGTCCAGGTGGGCCAGCGCCGAGGCGGCCCGGCCGGCGTCGGCCACGCCCGCGGTGATCGCGATGGCGTTGCCGTCCTGGGCGTGACGTACCGCGCCCGTCGAGGAGTCCAGGTAGGCGCCCGCCGCCGCGTCCCACAGCGACGCGTTGACCGCCTTCGCCACCTGGGCGGCCCGCGCCGTCCACCGGTCGGCGTCCGCGCCCTTGCCCAGCCAGCGGGCCAGCGCCGCCGCGTCGGTCAGCGCCTGCACGTAGTTGGCGTTGTAGTACGTGATCTTGCCGGTGCGGCCGAGGAAGGCGTAGTCGCCGTAACCGTCGGTGCCGTTCAGGCCCTTGGAGAGCAGGCCGTCGGAGTCGGTGACCGAGGGGTACCAGCCGTCGAGGACCTTCAGCAGCACCGGGTACCACGTGGTGGCGTAGGCGCGGTCGCCGGTGTAGAGGACGTAGTCCCAGCTGCACGTCACCCACCACAGCGGGTAGTCGAAGAGCGGGAGAGTGTAGCCGTTGATCGAGGCGGGCGGTATCCAGCCGTCGGCGCGCTGGTGGGCGGCCAGGTCGGCCAGCACGTCGCGCGCCGCGGCGGCCGCGTCGTCGTGCGTGAGGTACAGGGTGCGGGCGGAGACGGCCAGGTCGCCGACGTACGGGTCGCGGTCGCGCTTGGCGCCGTCGTGCAGCACCAGCTTGCCGTCCAGCGTCGGGGTGTCGGCGCCGCGCGGGTCGATGTCGTCGGAGCGGAAGGTGTCCGTGACCAGCTCGTTGGTGTAGGCGGCCCCGTACCAGTAGCGGTTCAGGTCGTCGTCGGAGCTGAGGAACCAGCCGCGGTAGGAGTCCGGGGTGCCCACGTAGGCGGTGAAGTCCACCCACACCGCGTCCACCGAGACCTCGCCGTAGGGCAGCGCGGCGGGCGCGTCGGAGGCCAGCGCGTCCAGGCTGATCTGGAGGTAGCGGAAGCCGTGCAGGCCGTCGGCGTACACCTGGTCGCCGGCCAGGTAGCCCTTGGCGTCCTGCCAGTCGGCGCCCTTGGCCGGCACCGCGTACTGGTCGGTGCCCTGCGAGGGCACCCCGGACTGGTCGGCGCGGGTGAAGTCGCTGCGCTCGGTGAGGAACTCGACGGTCTCGGAGAACGCCAGCCGCACCCCGGGGCTGCCCGCGGAGGCGGACTGGAAGCGCAGGTGCGGGTAGCCGACCACGACCTTGCCGAAGTCGACCACGATCCGCGGCACGTCGTCGTCGGCCAGCACCCCCGGGTAGACCTCGTTGACCCGGGTGAACTGCCCCTGGGGGGTGTCCTGGTCGCCGGTGACGGTGATCCGCACACCCGTGGTGGACACCTTCCGGTCGAACGGGACCGCCCGGCGCGTGCTGGTGTTGCCGGTGACGGTGGCCGCGCTCTGCCAGGCCGAGCCGTCCCAGGTCTCCACGGTGAAGTCGGTGGGCACGCCGTCGGCGTTCGACAGCAGGGTGATCCCGGGCAGGTCGAGCGCGGCGGGCACCGTGACGGTGAGGGTGTCGGGGTAGGAGGCGATCGTGTCGTCGTTCCAGAACGTGTCCGGGTCGCCGTCGACCGCGTTGCCCGCGTCGTAGGTGCGCGGCTGCCCGTTGTCACCGTTGTTGGGCGCGTGCGAGGAGGACGCGGCGGCGGTGGTGCCGGCCGGCCACGCCGGCGGCTGCGCAGGCTTCGGCCGGGTCAGCACGGCGACCCCGCCGCCGGGGCGCAGCAGCGAGTCGGCGCCGCTGACCTGGCCCTCCGTCCGCAGGATGCGCACCGGGCGGACGGTGCGGCCGCCCGGGCCCTGCACGTAGCGCTGCCAGTCGCCGGCCGCGCTCGCGAGGCCGGCGGGGCCGGACTTGGCGGCGGCGTGCCCGTCGCCGGCCGGGGCCGCGACAGCCGGGACGGCCCCGGCGGCCAGCCCCGCGGCGACGGCCGCGCCGCCGACCCCGGCGCGCAGCACGCTGCGGCGGGCAG from Actinacidiphila yeochonensis CN732 encodes the following:
- a CDS encoding alpha-L-rhamnosidase-related protein yields the protein MSTSPAEDPALAGPTGPSVGPSVDPVPGPARRSVLRAGVGGAAVAAGLAAGAVPAVAAPAGDGHAAAKSGPAGLASAAGDWQRYVQGPGGRTVRPVRILRTEGQVSGADSLLRPGGGVAVLTRPKPAQPPAWPAGTTAAASSSHAPNNGDNGQPRTYDAGNAVDGDPDTFWNDDTIASYPDTLTVTVPAALDLPGITLLSNADGVPTDFTVETWDGSAWQSAATVTGNTSTRRAVPFDRKVSTTGVRITVTGDQDTPQGQFTRVNEVYPGVLADDDVPRIVVDFGKVVVGYPHLRFQSASAGSPGVRLAFSETVEFLTERSDFTRADQSGVPSQGTDQYAVPAKGADWQDAKGYLAGDQVYADGLHGFRYLQISLDALASDAPAALPYGEVSVDAVWVDFTAYVGTPDSYRGWFLSSDDDLNRYWYGAAYTNELVTDTFRSDDIDPRGADTPTLDGKLVLHDGAKRDRDPYVGDLAVSARTLYLTHDDAAAAARDVLADLAAHQRADGWIPPASINGYTLPLFDYPLWWVTCSWDYVLYTGDRAYATTWYPVLLKVLDGWYPSVTDSDGLLSKGLNGTDGYGDYAFLGRTGKITYYNANYVQALTDAAALARWLGKGADADRWTARAAQVAKAVNASLWDAAAGAYLDSSTGAVRHAQDGNAIAITAGVADAGRAASALAHLDATTVLPYGNAFMDNDTLFAGASQRVYAFTSYPELVARFRTGRADSALDQIRRTYGWMDSHDPGTTNWEGIGPDGTPYEDAYTSMAHGWSTGVLPALTNELLGARPTAPGFATWEVVPSPGDVAWAAGQVPTPQGPLAVSWSHPSAGALTLTVQAPRGTRGSVSVPDDGRRVEVAVNGRTAFTSRTGRTGREFEAKAEGGRITLSGLGAGRTTVTVRLAR
- a CDS encoding MOSC domain-containing protein, translated to MGTLSALYRYPVKSMLGEELESAAVTARGLAGDRRFAVLDTAGAVGSAKHPRKWGALLRCRSRTAGGSGGAESGEVLVVLPDGTELSCRDRQLDARLSKLLGREVALSDLPPEQGRLERAVPEYAGGIPEAARRQAEVDATGTAVTVGSVAAGTFLDFGRLHLVTTSSLERLRAARPAGDADPRRFRPNLVVDTGGAPGYPEDAWTGSLIRVGEALLRVVVPTPRCVVPTLGHGELPPDPALMRVVAREHRVPVFDMGPLSCVGVYLDVVEPGTVRVGDRVAPTGTA